Part of the Nocardioides perillae genome is shown below.
GCCTAGCGTGCCCGGGTGACCGCACGCCGCCAGCTCGCGCTGATCGCCCTCGTCGAGGTGCTCGCGATGGCGACGTGGTTCTCCGCCTCCGCGGTCGTGCCCGCACTCCGCGCCGACTGGGGCGTGGGTGACGCGGGCGCCGCCGCGCTCACGGTCGCGGTGCAGCTCGGCTTCGTCGCCGGCGCGCTCGGCTCGGCGGCACTCAACCTGGCCGACCGCGTGCCGGCGCACCTCCTCGTCGCCGGCAGCGCGGCCCTCGCGGCCGGGAGCACCGCCGTGATCGCGCTCGCGGTCGAGTCGCTCGGGCCGGCCGTCGCGCTCCGCGCGGTCACGGGTGTCGCGCTGGCCGGGGTCTACCCGCCCGGCCTCAAGCTCATGGCGTCGTGGTTCGACCGCGGCCGCGGCGCCGCGCTCGGCGTGCTGGTCGCCGCGCTCACGCTCGGCAGTGCGGCGCCGCAGCTGCTCAACGCGGTCGCCGTGCTGCCGTGGCGCGGTGTCCTGCTGGTCGCGTCCTCGCTGGCCGCGCTCGCCGCGGTCGTCGCCTGGGCGGGCGTGCGTCCGGGTCCGCTGGCGCGACCCGCGCCACCGCTCGCCCCCCGTGTGGTCGTGTCGCTGCTGCGCCAGCGAGGCCCCCGCCTCGCGACGCTGGGCTACCTCGGCCACATGTGGGAGCTGTACGCCGTGTGGACCTGGCTGCCCGCCTACCTCACCGCCAGCCTCCTCGACCGCGGCCTCGACGCCACCCGCACCACGGTCGGCCTGGTCTCCTTCGCCGCGATCGGCGTGGCCGGGGTGGCCGGCTGCGTCGTCGGCGGCCTCGCCGGCGACCGGCTCGGCCGGGCCCGCGTCGCGGGCTGGGCGATGCGCGCCAGCGCTGCCTGCTGCGTGCTCGCCGCCGCCGTCCACGGCGCCCACCCGGCGCTCGTGGCGGCCGTCCTCGCCGTGTGGGGCTTCGCCGTCATCGCCGACTCGGGGCTCTTCTCGACGGTGCTCACCGAGGTCGTCGACCCGCGCTACACCGGCACGGCCCTCACCACCCAGACCGCGCTCGGGTTCCTGCTCACCGTGGTCACCATCAACGCCGTGCCGGTCGTCGTCTCCGCCACCTCGTGGCCCGTCGCGACCCTGCTCCTCGCGGCGGGACCCGTGGTCGGCGCGGTCGCGATGGCACGGCTGGACCGGTCCACCCGCCTCGCCGGCTCGGGCCCGACCGCCCGGCTCACGGCAGCAGGAGACGCGCCCCCCAGACCAGGCACACCAGCGTGACGAGCAGGAGCAGTCCGACCCACGCCAGCGCCGGCAGCGGGGTCAGCCGCGCCAGCACGTCCGCGTCGCTGGTCCCGCCGCGCCGGCCGCGCGCGCGGCGACGCCGCCCGCGCTGCATCTCGAGCACCGCGACGGGAGAGCCCAGCAGCAGGAACCAGGTCAGCGCCCACGCCGACCACGACTGCACCACCTCGCGGCCCCACCACGTCACCCCCACCACCGCGGCGGCGGCGAGCACCACGACCAGCAGGCCGTAGAGGTTGCGCACCACCACGGCCACGACGGCCAGCAGGCCGACCATGAGCCACAGCACCGCGAGCGCGCGGCCCGCCGCGAGCAGGTGCGCGGCACCGAGGCCCACCAGCGCGGGCGCGGGGTAGCCCGCCGCGGCGGTCGCCACCATCCCCGCGCCGCGGGGACGGCCGCGCGTGACGGTGAGCCCCGAGGTGTCGGCGTGCAACCGGATCCCGGCCAGGCGCCGGCCCACCAGCACGGCGACGGCGGCGTGCCCGGCCTCGTGCACGATGGTCAGGGCGTGACGGCACCGCCGCCACACCGGCGGCCACGCCACCAGCACGGCCGCGAGCAGCGCGGTCGCCAGGACCGCGCGCGGGCCCGGCGCCGGCTGCGTGCCGACCAGGTCCCCCGCCACCCGGGAGAGCACGTCGCGCAGCACGCCGCCATGGTGCCAGCGCGACCCGGCGCCTCGCGCACGCCGCACCGGCCCCCGCCGGGCGGGCGGCGCCCGGGTGGCGGTCGGCGCCCGGGTGTCAGCCTAGGACGCGGTCCGCGTGCACCGGGCCCTCGCCGCTGATGGCCTCGACAAGCTGCTGCACCTGCGACTCCTCGAGCTCGACGCCCGCCTCGGACAGGCCCTCGCGCAGGCGCTTCTCGATGGTGTCGTCCTCGGCGGAGTACTCCCACGACTCCACGTGCTCGACCACGCGCTGGACGGCCTGCATCTTCTCGTCGCTCATCTCGCTCATGGCCTCGACCGTAGGAGCCCCGGCGTGGTCCGCCCTCACCCCGACGGGCAGCGGTGGCCGCGACCGGCTGGCTACCGTCGCGGCATGCCCGGCTCCCGCTTCGGCTTCCAGTTCGCCCCGTCCTACCGCCTGCCCGCCGCCGTGCTCGGGGTGCTGCCCGCCACCGCCTGGGTCGAGGTCGGCCCCGACGAGCTGCGGTGTCGCTTCGGGCCCTGGCGCCTGAGCACGCCGCTGACGAACGTCGAGGCGCTGCACCGCACCGGCGGCTTCTCGTGGTTCAAGACCGCGGGCCCGCCGCACCTGTCGTTCAGCGACCGCGGCGTCAGCTTCGCCACCAACGGCGACGACGCGGTGTGCGCCACCTTCCGCGAGCCCGTCCGCGTCCTCGACCCCACCGGCCGACTGCGCCACCCGGGCGCCACCTTCACCGTCGCCGACCCCGACGCCCTCGTCGCGGCCCTCGTCGCGCGCGGCGTACCGGCCCCGGGTCGACCACCGCACCACCCCGCCTGATCCGGCGGGACCCCTACCACCCCTCCACCGCCCGTCCCCTCCCCTGCACCACCCGACCCCCAGGAGCGACCCGTGACCGAGGACCGTCCCGACCAGGCCCACCTGCGCCCCGAGGGCGTCTCCGACGCCACCGTCGAGGCGCTCGGCAAGCTCTCGGAAGCGCTCGAGTGCGCCGAGGTCGCCCGCGGGCACCTCTACACCTTCCACCGCCTCTCCGGAACCACCGACCTGACGCTCGGCGAGGCCGTCGACATGCTGCGCCACGCCGGCCACGAGGAGCTCGCCGACCGCGTGGAGCGGGAGGTCGTCGGGCGCAACGTCATCGAGGGCCGCTGGACCTTCCAGATCGTGGAGGACTACGACTCCGGCTACTACGCCGCCTTCAAGGAGGTCGAGCAGGCCGCCCGCGAGGCGCTCGTCGAGGGCAAGCGCCACCTCTACGAGGCGGAGATGAAGGAGGACCGCCGCACCCGCGGGGACGCCGCCCACCGCGCCCGGCCCGAGACCGACCCCGGCGACGGCTCGGCCGGCGACCAGGCCCAGCCGCAGGTGGAGCGCGAGTGACGACGGCACCGGAACCCGCTCCGAGCGGGGAGCCCGGCGACCCGCGGGCGGCGCTCACGCTGCTCGACGGCTCGCCGCTGCCGCGCGTCGGCTTCGGCACCTACCCGCTGCGCGGCGAGGAGGGCACGACCGCGATGGTCTCCGCGCTGGAGGCGGGCTACCGACTCCTCGACACCGCGGTCAACTACGACAACGAGCGCGAGGTCGGCGAGGCGCTGCGCCGCAGCGGGGTGCCCCGCGAGGAGGTCTTCCTCACCACCAAGGTGCCCGGCCGCCACCACGCGTACGACGATGCCGTGGCCTCCGTGCGCGGCTCGCTCGAGCGCCTCGGGGTCGAGCAGCTCGACCTGGTGCTCATCCACTGGCCCAACCCCTCGCGCGGGCTCTACACCCAGGCGTGGCGCGCCCTCGTCGCCTGCCGCGAGCAGGGCCTCGTGCGCCACGTCGGCGTCTCGAACTTCACCGAGGAGCACCTCGCCCTGGTCATCGAGGACTCCGGCGTGGTGCCGGCGGTCAACCAGGTCGAGCTCCACCCCCGCTTCCCGCAGCCCGAGCTGCGCGCCGTGCACGAGCGCCTCGGCGTCCTCACCGAGGCGTGGAGCCCCCTGGGCAAGCGGCGGGCGCCGCTGGACGAGCCGGCCGTGACCGGACCGGCCGAGCGCCTCGGCACCACCCCCGGGCAGGTCATCCTCGGCTGGCACCTGCACCTCGGGGTGCTGCCGATCCCGAAGTCGGCCGACCCCGAGCGGCAACGGCAGAACCTCCACCTCGACGACGTCGCACTGACGCCCGAGGAGGTCGACGCCATCAGCGCCCTCGCCGAGCCCGACGGCCGGCTCTTCGGCGGTGACCCGGACACCCACGAGGAGATGTGAGCGCCGAGCCGGCCACGCCCTACCTCCGGCTCGACCGGGAGCGCCTGGGCGCCAACCTCGAGCGGGCGGCCCAGCGGGCCCGCGCGGCGGGGGTGGTGCTGCGCCCCCACGCGAAGACCCACAAGTCGGCCCGCATCGCCGACCTGCAGCGGGCAGCGGGCGCGGTCGGGCTGACCGTGGCCACCGTCGCCGAGGCCGAGGTCTTCGCCGACCACGGCCACGACGACCTCTTCGTCGCCTACCCCCTGTGGCTCGACGCCGCCCGCGGCGCACGGGTCGCGGCGCTCGCCGAGCGCGTCGGGCTCACCTTCGGCGTGGACTCCGCCGAGGGGGCGGCGCAGGCCGCGCGGGTCCTCGGCTCCGCCCGGTCCCGCGTCCGCGTGCGCGTCGAGGTCGACGCCGGCCACCACCGCACGGGTGCCGCGCCCGCCGACGCCGGCGCGGTCGCCCGCGCCGCCGACGCCGCCGGCCTGGTGGTCGAGGGGCTCTTCACCTTCCCGGGGCACGCGTACGCCGCGGGTGCCGGCGGCGCCGCGCGCGACGACGAGGCGCGTGCCCTGGCCGTGGCGGCCGCGGCCACGCGGGCGGTCGGGCTCGAGCCGGCCGTGCTGTCGGGCGGGTCCACGCCCACCCTCGGCAGCGAGCTCGACCGGCCCGGCGAGCTCACCGAGCTGCGGCCGGGGGTCTACGCGCTGGGCGACGCCCAGCAGTGGGAGCTGGGCCACCAGCCGCCGCACGACGTGGCGCTGTGGTGCGTCGCGACGGTGGTCAGCCACGCGGGCGGGCGGGCCGTGCTCGACGCCGGCAGCAAGGTGCTGGGGGCCGACCGCGCGGCGTACAGCTCGGGGTGGGGTCGGCTGCTCGACCACCACGAGGCACGGGTCGTCGCGCTCTCGGAGCACCACGCGACGGTCGACCTCGCCGGCCACGGCCTGCCGCCGCTCGGCTCGCGCGTGCGCGTCGTGCCCAACCACGCCTGCGTGGCGGTCAACCTCGCCGACGTGCTCCACGTCGACGACGAGGGGCGCGAGGAGCCGTGGGCGGTCGACGCCCGCGGCGCCAACGCGTGAGCCCCTCACCTACGATCGGCGCCATGCGACTGCGCCCCACCCGCCCCACCCGCCCGGTCTCCCCCGCCTCGCGCGCCCTCCTCGCGCCCGCCGCGGTGGCGCTCGCGACCGCCCTGCTCGCCGGGTGCGGCAGCGACGACGGGTCGGCGGAGAGCAGCGCGGGCGGCGGCGTCACCTGCGACTACACCTCGGAGGGCGCCGGCGAGGTGGCCCGCGAGGTCGAGGAGCCGCCGACCGAGCCGCAGGAGTCCGGCGACGTGCCGGTGGTGATCGAGCTCGGCCAGGGCGAGGTGTCGGCGACGCTGGACGCGGCCAACGCCCCGTGCGCGGTGAACTCCTTCCTAGCGCTCGCCGAGCAGGACTACTTCGACGACACCCCCTGCCACCGGCTGACCACCTTCGAGAGCGAGCAGGGCAACCTGCTGGTGCTGCAGTGCGGCGACCCGACCGGCTCCGGCTTCGCCGGGCCCGGCTACACCTTCGCCGACGAGCTCACCGGCGACGAGACCTACCCCGCCGGCACGATCGCCATGGCCAACGCCGGCCCCGACACCAACGGCTCGCAGTTCTTCCTCGTCTACGGCGACACCCAGCTCGACCCCGCCTACACCGTGCTCGGCACCTTCGACGAGGCCGGCGTCGAGCTGGTCTCGCAGATCGCGGCCGAAGGCGTCGAGGGCGGCGGCCAGGACGGTGCCCCGGCGGCGGGCGCCACGATCGCCGACGTCCGCGTCGCCGAGTGACCCGGGCGACCCGACCGTGCCGCTGATCCGCCCCGACGAGCAGGACCCCTACCACCTGCTCACCTCGATCGTCGTCCCGCGTCCCATCGCCTGGGTCTCGACGGTCTCGGCCGACGGCGTCGGCAACCTCGCGCCGCACTCGTTCTTCTCGGTCGCCTGCGCGCACCCGCCGATCGTCAGCTTCACCAGCGTCGGCGCGAAGGACACCCTCGCCAACGTGCTCGCCACCGGCGAGTTCACGGTCTCGGTGGCCACCGAGGCGCTGCACGAGCAGGTCAACGCCAGCTCCGCGCCGTACGCCCGCGACGTCGACGAGGCTGTCGCGCTCGGCCTCGAGACCACACCCAGCGGCCTGGTCGCCCCGCCCCGGGTCGCCGCGTCGCCCGCGGCGCTCGAGTGCCGTCTGCACTCGACCACCGAGCTCGGCGACTCGACGCTGGTGCTCGGCGAGGTCGTGGCCTTCTGGGTCGACGACGACGCGCTCGTCGACGGGTTGCCCGACATCGACCGGCTGCGGCCCGTCTCGCGGCTGGGGCGCAACCAGTGGGGGCGCCCGCCCGAGGTCTTCGCGCTCGACCGCCCGGCCCGCCCGCCCGCCTGAGCGCGGGCGGCCGGGCGAGGTTGACCACCCCCGGGGCCCGGCTGGCACGGTGAGGAGGTCCCTGACCTCCACCGGAAGGCATCCGTGCTCACCCTCACCGACAACGCCCGCTCCATCGTCGCCGACATCACCGGCCAGCCCGGCGTCCCCGAGACCGCCGGCCTGCGCATCACCAGCGAGGACACGCCGGAGCCGTCGTTCGCGGTCTCGGCCGCGCCCGAGCCGCAGCCGGGCGACCAGGTCGTCGAGCAGGGCGGCGCCACCGTCTTCCTCGACGCCGTCGCCGCTGCCGAGCTCGACGACAAGGTGCTGGACGCCGGCGTGGACGACGGCGGCAACGTCAGCTTCGCCCTCGGGCTGCAGGGCTGACGCCGCCCCTCGCCCGTCGCGCACACGCGCCACCGAGGGCCCCGCGACGCGGTCGCGGGGCCCTCGTCGTGCCTCGCGGCCCGGCTGGCAGGATCGCGCCATGAGCACGCCGACCCGTGAGGTCCACCTCGTCCGCCGCCCGCAGGGCTGGCCCGTCCCGGAGGACTTCGCGGTCGTCGAGACGGAGCTCCCCGACCCCGGCGCCGACCAGGTGCTCGTGCGCAACACCTGGATGAGCGTCGACCCCTACATGCGGGGCCGGATGAACGACGTCCGGTCCTACGTGCCGCCCTTCGCGCTCGGCGCGGCCATGGACGGCGGCGCGGTCGGCGAGGTGGTCGCCTCGGGCGACGAGGCCGTGCCGGTGGGCGCGACCGTCGTGCACCAGGCGGGCTGGCGCGAGCACGCGCTGCTCGGCGCGCGCCACCTGCGGGTCGTCGACGCCGAGGCGGTGCCGCCGCAGGCGTGGCTCGGCGTGCTCGGGATGCCCGGCCTCACGGCGTACGTCGGGCTCACGCGCGTCGCCGAGGTGCGGCCCGGCGACACGGTCTTCGTCTCCGGCGCCGCCGGAGCAGTCGGCTCGGTCGCCGGCCAGGTCGCGCGCGAGCTCGGGGCCGGCCGCGTCGTCGGCTCGGCGGGCTCGCCGGAGAAGTGCGCGTGGCTCACCGAGGAGCTCGGCTTCGACGCGGCCTTCGACTACCACGACGGCCCGGTGGCCCGGCAGCTGCGCGACGCGGCGCCCGACGGGGTCGACGTCTACTTCGACAACGTCGGCGGCGACCACCTCGAGGCCGCGATCCTGCGGATGAACGACTTCGGCCGCATCGCCGCGTGCGGTGCGATCGCCTCCTACAACGAGGAGCAGCCGCCCCCCGGGCCGCGCAACCTGATGATGCTCGTGAGCAAGCGGCTGCGCGTGCAGGGCTTCATCGTCACCGACCACGGCGACCTCGCCCCGGAGTACACCGCCCGCGCCGCGACCTGGGTCGCCGACGGCCGGCTGCGCACGCGCGAGACGGTGCACGAGGGCCTCGACGAGGCGGTGACGGCCTTCCTCGACCTCATGCGCGGAGGCAACCTCGGCAAGATGCTGGTGCGGCTCGGCTGAGCCCCGGGTGGCTCGTGGCGTGGTCGTGGCGTGGGCCCGGTTCAGTCGCGCACGACCGCGCCGCCGTAGGCCTGCCACGCCTCCATGCCGCCGGCGAGGTCGTAGGCGTCGGTCAGCCCGTGCTCGGCCAGCACCGCCAGCGCCTCGCCGGAGCGCCGGTCGGTGCGGCAGTAGACGGCGTAGGTCGCGCCGGGGTCGAGCGCGCGCACCTGCTCGACGAAGTCGGGTGCCGCCAGCGGCAGGTTGCGCGCCCCGGCGATGTGGCCGGCGGCGAACTCCTCAGGGGTGCGCACGTCGAGCAGGACGGTGCCCGGCTCGGCCATCCGCTCCGCGAAGTCCGGGGCGTCGAGGGAGGGCCCCTCAGCCGAGTCGGCGGGCGCCTCGTCGGCCCCGGAAGAGCCGCACCCGACGAGGGCCGGCCCGAGCGCCAGCACCGCCAGCGCGAGCCAGAGCAGGGTCCGGACCGGGCGCGTGGCCGGACGGGTGGAGGGCATGGGTCGAGCATAGGAAGCGGCGCGAAACCCGGCCGGAGCGCCCTGCGTAGGGTGGCGGCGTGACCGAGCCCACCACCAGCCCGACCCAGAGCCTGCAGCGCACCGAGGCCACCGCCCGCGCCGCGCTGCTCGACGTGCAGCACTACGACGTGTCCCTCGACCTGAGCGGTGGCGACGCCGAGGAGACCACCACCTTCCGCTCGGTCACCACCGTGCGGTTCACCAGCCAGGGCGGCGCGACCTTCGTCGACCTCAAGCCGGTCGCCCTCCACACGGCGCGCCTCGACGGCCAGGCGCTCGACGTCGACACCCTCGAGCGGGGGCGGCTGCCGCTGACGACCACCGCGGGCGAGCACGAGCTCGTGGTCGAGGCGACGATGCGCTACCGCAACGACGGTGAGGGCCTGCACCGCAGCACCGACCCTGCCGACGGCCTGCTCTACGTCTACGGCATGTCCTTCATGGACGCCGCCCCCAGCGTCTTCGCCTGCTTCGACCAGCCCGACCTCAAGGCGCCCTACACCCTCCACGTGCGCGCCCCCCAGAGCTGGACGGTCGTGGGCAACGCGCCCGGCGAGCAGGTCGAGCCCGGCGTCTGGGAGCTCGAGCGCAGCCAGCCCCTCGCCACCTACTTCACCACCCTGGTCGCCGGGCCCTGGCACGTGGTGCGCGACGAGCACGACGGCATCCGCCTCGGGCTGTCCGCGCGGCGCAGCATCGCCGCGCACCTCGACGCCGACGCCGAGGAGCTGCTCACGCTCACCCGGCAGTGCTTCGACGAGTTCCACCGGCTCTTCGGCATCCGCTACCCCTTCGGCGACTACCACCAGGCCTTCGTGCCGGAGTTCAACGCGGGTGCGATGGAGAACCCCGGGTGCGTCACCTTCCGCGACCCGCTCGTCTTCACCTCCAAGGTCACCCGTGGGGTGCGGATCCAGCGCGCGACGACCGTCGCGCACGAGATGGCCCACCAGTGGTTCGGCAACCTCGTCACGCCCCGGTGGTGGGACGACCTGTGGCTCAACGAGTCCTTCGCCGAGTACATGGGCAACCGGGTCACCGCCGACGTCACCGAGTTCGGCGACGCGTGGACCCACAACGCCCACGCACGACGCCAGTGGGGCCTCGTCGCCGACCAGCGGCCGAGCACCCACCCGGTGGCCGGCAACGGCGCGGTCGACGCCACCGCGGCGCTGCAGGACTTCGACGGCATCTCCTACTCCAAGGGCGCCTCGATCCTCAAGCAGGTCAACGCCCGGCTCGGCGACGAGGTCTTCCTGGCCGGCGCCGTCGACCACTTCACCCGCCACCGCTTCGCCAACGCGACGAAGGACGACCTCTTCGGCAGCTGGGAGCAGGCGCTGCGCGACGCCGGTCGCGACGAGGACGCCGGCGCGTTCCCGGCCTCGAGCCGGGCCTGGCTCACGACCGCCGGCCCCGACGCGATCGACCTGGACCGCTCGGCCGGGGTCCTGCGCCGCACGCCGCCCGCCGACCACCCCGCCGACCGCACCCACACCTTCCGGGTGGCGGCTGCGGAGCCCGGCGGATCCTGGCAGGTCGAGCAGGTCACCGTCGACGGACCGGAGACGGCGTACGACGCGGGCGGGCGCGCCGTCGTCCTCGACCCGTTCGAGGACACCTGGGCGCTCGTGCGCCCCGACACCGAGACGGTCGCGGCGCTGCGCGACCTGCTGCCGCGCACGGACGACGCGGCGCTGCGCGCGGGCGTGTGGAACGGGCTGCGCAGCGCCTTCCACACGGGCCGCCTCGACCCCGCCGACGCCCTCGACCTGCTCGAGGCCGGGCTGCCCGTCGAGGACAGCGACGACGCGCTCTTCTACGTCGTGCCGTGGGCGCTGGGCAAGGTCGCGCCGCTCTCGGCCGACCCCGCTGCGTCGCTCGCGCGGGTGCACCGCGCCACGCTGGCGAAGGCCGAGGCCGCCGAGCCCGGCTCGACCCTCCAGCTGGCCGCCTTCCAGGGCGCCGCCTCGTCGGCGGCCGACGACGACCTGCTGCGCGCCTGGGGGGCCGGCCAGCGGCTGCCCGAGGGCGTCGAGGTCGACCTCGACCTGCGGTGGCGGATCCTGGTGCGGCTGGCCGCGCTGGGGGCGGTGTCGCGCGACGAGCTCGATGCCGCCCTCGCCGAAGAGCCCACCGCGCGCTCGCGGGTGGAGCACACCCGCGCCCTCGCCGCCCTGCCCGACGCGGAGGCCAAGGCCTTCGCCTGGGCGCGGTTCGCGGGCGAGGTCAGCGTGCCCAACTACGAGCTCGAGGCGGCGGGCGAGTCGATGTGGCGCCACGGGCAGGAGGCCGTCACCGCTCCGTACGTCGAGCGCTACTTCGCCGAGCTGCCGGGCGCGACCGCGCACTTCAGCGGCTGGGTCCTGGCCGACGTCGCGGAGGCCTACTTCCCGATGACCGCGCTCGACCCGCGGACCGTCGAGCTGGCCCGTGACCTCGTCGCGCGTCCGGGCCTCGACCCGTCCCTGCGCCGCCGGGTCGTGGACTGCCTCGACGAGCTCGAGCGCCGCCTCGCCGTCCGCGCGACGTACGGCGCGTGAGCGGGAGGGCGCGCCGGCCCGGGCGCACGGTGCGGACCCGGGTCACCGAGCACCTCGTCGACGGCAGCACGCGCCGCCACGAGGACCGGCTCGCGACCGAGGAGCCGCTCGAGGTGCGGCTGGCCTGGCCGGGCGCCCTCGCACGCCGGGCCTGGGTGACCATGCGGACCCCCGGTCACGACTTCGAGCTGGCCGCCGGCTGGGTCGTCCACGAGGGTCTGGTGCCCCCCGGCGAGCTGCGCGACGCGCTGGCCGGCGTCGCCTACTGCACCGACGTCGACCTCGCGCCCGAGCAGGAGTTCAACGTCGTCACCGTGACGCTCGCCGCGCCGCCCGCCCGCGACCCGGGCCACCGCCACACCGGGCAGTCCAGCGGGTCCTCGGCGTGCGGGGTGTGCGGCAAGGACAGCGTCGAGGAGGCGCTCGCCGTGCCGACCTCGGCCAGCGAGCGCTGGGCCGGACCGCTGCCCACCCCCGAGGTCGTGCGGCTGCTGCCCGACCGGCTGGCCCCGGGTCAGCAGGTCTTCGGCACCACGGGCGGGGTGCACGCCGCGGCGCTGGCCACCGCCGACGGCGAGGTCCTGGTGGTGCGCGAGGACGTCGGCCGGCACAACGCCGTCGACAAGGTGACCGGGGCCCGGTTGCTCGCCGGCGACCCGGTCGCCGGCGCCTGCCTGGTGGTGAGCGGCCGGGCCGGCTTCGAGCTCGTGCAGAAGGCGCTCGCAGCCGGCACCGGCTCGCTCGTGGCGGTCGGCGCACCGACCAGCCTCGCGGTCGACCTGGCGCGACGGGGAGGCCTCGCGCTGTACGGCTTCACGCGCGGCGGGCGGACGGTGCAGTACGCCTGAGCCGGCCGCCCGCGTGGCCGGGGTCCGGGTCACCGGTGGGTCCGGTTCTCCACCCATCCGGGTGGTCGCCGGCTCCGGATGGTCTGTGACCTGTCCAGACCACTTCCCAGGAGCGCACGTGAACCCCTCCCGCAAGGCCCTCGCCCTCGCCGGCACCGCCGCCGTCGTCCTCGGTGGCGCCGCCGCCCTCAGCCCGGTCGGCCCGGCGTCGGCCGGCCACACCAACACCGTCGTCTCCGCCGAGCTCGACGGCCGGTCCGAGGTCGGCTCCTCCCGCGCCATCGCCGGTGACCCCAACGGCACCGGCTCCGCCTACGTCTTCGGCGTCGACGGTGACCCCCGCACCCTGTGCTACGTGCTCGAGGTCGACAAGATCGGCCAGGCGCGCGCCGCGCACATCCACCGCGGCGAGGCCGGCAGCAACGGCCCCGTCGTCGCCTTCCTCGCGGCACCCGGCGACGGCGACGCCGCCGACTGCCTCACCGAGGGCGAGCCCGGCAAGTTCGCCGACGGCCAGACGGTCGCCGACATCCTCGAGAACCCCGAGGAGTACTACGTCAACGTGCACAACGACGAGTACCCCGGCGGCGCCGTCCGCGGTCAGCTGGTCTTCGAGCAGTGAGACCTGCGCCCGGCGCCGCACAGCGGCGCCGGGCGCTCCTCCCCCGGGCCCGGCGTGGGTCCGAGGAAGTGTCGGTGGCGACTCCTAGGGTCGCGGCATGCGCCTGTTGCACACCTCCGACTGGCACCTCGGCCGGTCCTTCCACCGCGAGGGGATGCTGACGCACCAGGCCGCCTTCGTCGACCACCTCCTCGACGTCGTCGAGCGCGAGCGGGTCGACCTGGTGCTCGTCGCGGGCGACGTCTACGACCGGGCGCTGCCGCCCGTCGACGCGGTCGCGCTCGCCGACGAGGCGCTGGCGCGGCTCGCGGCCTCGCGCGCACGCGTCGTCGTCACCAGCGGCAACCACGACTCCGCGCGCCGCCTGGGCTTCGGGTCGCGGCTCGCCGATGCCGCGGGCGTGCACCTGCGCACCACCCCCGACACCGTCGGGGCGCCGGTCCTGCTCGAGGACGAGCACGGCGCGGTCGCGGTGCACGGGCTGCCCTACCTCGACCCCGACGCGGTCCGCGAGTCGTGGTCGCTGCCGGCCCGCTCCCACGAGGCCGCCCTCACCGAGGCCGTGCGCCGCGTGCGGGCCGACCTGGCCGGGCGACGGGCCCGCAGCGTCGTGCTCGCGCACGCCTTCGTGGCCGGTGGCGAGCCCAGCGAGAGCGAGCGCGACATCGCGGTGGGCGGCGTCGACCGGGTGCCGACCAGCGTGTTCGCCGGCTTCGACTACGTCGCGCTCGGCCACCTGCACGGCCCGCAGGTGCTCGCCCCGCACGTGCGCTACAGCGGCTCCCCCCTCGCCTACTCCTTCTCCGAGGCCGACCACGTCAAGGGCTCGTGGCTCGTGGAGCTCGGCGCCGAC
Proteins encoded:
- a CDS encoding MFS transporter; amino-acid sequence: MTARRQLALIALVEVLAMATWFSASAVVPALRADWGVGDAGAAALTVAVQLGFVAGALGSAALNLADRVPAHLLVAGSAALAAGSTAVIALAVESLGPAVALRAVTGVALAGVYPPGLKLMASWFDRGRGAALGVLVAALTLGSAAPQLLNAVAVLPWRGVLLVASSLAALAAVVAWAGVRPGPLARPAPPLAPRVVVSLLRQRGPRLATLGYLGHMWELYAVWTWLPAYLTASLLDRGLDATRTTVGLVSFAAIGVAGVAGCVVGGLAGDRLGRARVAGWAMRASAACCVLAAAVHGAHPALVAAVLAVWGFAVIADSGLFSTVLTEVVDPRYTGTALTTQTALGFLLTVVTINAVPVVVSATSWPVATLLLAAGPVVGAVAMARLDRSTRLAGSGPTARLTAAGDAPPRPGTPA
- a CDS encoding M50 family metallopeptidase — encoded protein: MLRDVLSRVAGDLVGTQPAPGPRAVLATALLAAVLVAWPPVWRRCRHALTIVHEAGHAAVAVLVGRRLAGIRLHADTSGLTVTRGRPRGAGMVATAAAGYPAPALVGLGAAHLLAAGRALAVLWLMVGLLAVVAVVVRNLYGLLVVVLAAAAVVGVTWWGREVVQSWSAWALTWFLLLGSPVAVLEMQRGRRRRARGRRGGTSDADVLARLTPLPALAWVGLLLLVTLVCLVWGARLLLP
- a CDS encoding aldo/keto reductase; translation: MTTAPEPAPSGEPGDPRAALTLLDGSPLPRVGFGTYPLRGEEGTTAMVSALEAGYRLLDTAVNYDNEREVGEALRRSGVPREEVFLTTKVPGRHHAYDDAVASVRGSLERLGVEQLDLVLIHWPNPSRGLYTQAWRALVACREQGLVRHVGVSNFTEEHLALVIEDSGVVPAVNQVELHPRFPQPELRAVHERLGVLTEAWSPLGKRRAPLDEPAVTGPAERLGTTPGQVILGWHLHLGVLPIPKSADPERQRQNLHLDDVALTPEEVDAISALAEPDGRLFGGDPDTHEEM
- a CDS encoding alanine racemase, translating into MSAEPATPYLRLDRERLGANLERAAQRARAAGVVLRPHAKTHKSARIADLQRAAGAVGLTVATVAEAEVFADHGHDDLFVAYPLWLDAARGARVAALAERVGLTFGVDSAEGAAQAARVLGSARSRVRVRVEVDAGHHRTGAAPADAGAVARAADAAGLVVEGLFTFPGHAYAAGAGGAARDDEARALAVAAAATRAVGLEPAVLSGGSTPTLGSELDRPGELTELRPGVYALGDAQQWELGHQPPHDVALWCVATVVSHAGGRAVLDAGSKVLGADRAAYSSGWGRLLDHHEARVVALSEHHATVDLAGHGLPPLGSRVRVVPNHACVAVNLADVLHVDDEGREEPWAVDARGANA
- a CDS encoding peptidylprolyl isomerase, which produces MRLRPTRPTRPVSPASRALLAPAAVALATALLAGCGSDDGSAESSAGGGVTCDYTSEGAGEVAREVEEPPTEPQESGDVPVVIELGQGEVSATLDAANAPCAVNSFLALAEQDYFDDTPCHRLTTFESEQGNLLVLQCGDPTGSGFAGPGYTFADELTGDETYPAGTIAMANAGPDTNGSQFFLVYGDTQLDPAYTVLGTFDEAGVELVSQIAAEGVEGGGQDGAPAAGATIADVRVAE
- a CDS encoding flavin reductase, whose protein sequence is MPLIRPDEQDPYHLLTSIVVPRPIAWVSTVSADGVGNLAPHSFFSVACAHPPIVSFTSVGAKDTLANVLATGEFTVSVATEALHEQVNASSAPYARDVDEAVALGLETTPSGLVAPPRVAASPAALECRLHSTTELGDSTLVLGEVVAFWVDDDALVDGLPDIDRLRPVSRLGRNQWGRPPEVFALDRPARPPA
- a CDS encoding Fe-S cluster assembly protein HesB, which encodes MLTLTDNARSIVADITGQPGVPETAGLRITSEDTPEPSFAVSAAPEPQPGDQVVEQGGATVFLDAVAAAELDDKVLDAGVDDGGNVSFALGLQG
- a CDS encoding NADP-dependent oxidoreductase, whose product is MSTPTREVHLVRRPQGWPVPEDFAVVETELPDPGADQVLVRNTWMSVDPYMRGRMNDVRSYVPPFALGAAMDGGAVGEVVASGDEAVPVGATVVHQAGWREHALLGARHLRVVDAEAVPPQAWLGVLGMPGLTAYVGLTRVAEVRPGDTVFVSGAAGAVGSVAGQVARELGAGRVVGSAGSPEKCAWLTEELGFDAAFDYHDGPVARQLRDAAPDGVDVYFDNVGGDHLEAAILRMNDFGRIAACGAIASYNEEQPPPGPRNLMMLVSKRLRVQGFIVTDHGDLAPEYTARAATWVADGRLRTRETVHEGLDEAVTAFLDLMRGGNLGKMLVRLG